CCCTGCTGCGGCCCGGACGGCTCCATCTTCGCCGTCAACTATGCCGAGCAGGGGACGATCGGCCGGGTCTCGCCCGACGGCACGGGGGAAGTCTTCGTCCGGCTGCCCGGCGAAGGCGTCGGCAATGGCATCGTCCTCGACTCGCTCGGGCGGCTGCTCGTGGCCGATTACGTCTCGCACAAGGTCCTCCGGGTCGACCCCGACACGAGGGCCGTCGAGATCCTCGCCCACGAGCCCCGGATGAACCAGCCGAACGACCTGGCCATCGCCCCCGACGACACCCTCTACGCCAGCGACCCGAAGTGGGCCGACGGGACCGGCCAGGTCTGGAAGGTCTCCCCCTCGGGCGTCGTCGAGCTGGTCGCCCCCGCCATGGGCACGACCAACGGCATCGAGGTCAGCCCCGGGGGGGACTGGCTCTACGTCAACGAATCGGTCCAGCGAAACATCTGGAAGTTCCCGATCAACCCCGATGGCTCCCTCGGCGAGAAGCGAAGGCTCGCGACCTTCCCCGACTTCGGCTTCGACGGGATGCGTTGCGACGTCGACGGCAACCTC
This Tautonia plasticadhaerens DNA region includes the following protein-coding sequences:
- a CDS encoding SMP-30/gluconolactonase/LRE family protein; this encodes MYAGPITLLVSMAMAMAMASTPAPVGDEPDVASPLTLPGAFTPGIEGPCCGPDGSIFAVNYAEQGTIGRVSPDGTGEVFVRLPGEGVGNGIVLDSLGRLLVADYVSHKVLRVDPDTRAVEILAHEPRMNQPNDLAIAPDDTLYASDPKWADGTGQVWKVSPSGVVELVAPAMGTTNGIEVSPGGDWLYVNESVQRNIWKFPINPDGSLGEKRRLATFPDFGFDGMRCDVDGNLYVTRHGKGTVVVLSPEGEVLREVDVLGKFPTNLCFGGPDGKTVYVTEVEHARLVSFRAETPGLSWGRLQGD